A part of Pirellulales bacterium genomic DNA contains:
- the dusB gene encoding tRNA dihydrouridine synthase DusB, producing MSIALPPDSQSSAHVPPVPRRAPLMIGPVLVDPPVLQAPMAGFTNYAYRQIVREFGGAGLQATEMISAKGFLENEEHSGEFPDRLWGVKDEPRPLAVQIWDNDPPTLAAVGARLAHEFRVSVVDINFGCPVKQVTEKAHSGSYLLRDPERVGRIVERVVEACRPTPVTAKIRLGCTRNSVNAADVARVVEQAGAAALTVHGRTAQEFFQGQADWDRIADIKEHLRRIPLIGNGDLTSAERAVERLNRYPVDGVMIARAALGKPWLFRQVAAALAGLPIPPDLTPSEEQQLLLHHYDLVVARFGVDQGTVLMRKFACCYAQGRPGAREFRTYACRVTSPADFHEVVNRHFPLRRARRQLRDGFPDAAEGCTEVPGDCTTDDDARD from the coding sequence ATGTCGATCGCTCTTCCCCCGGACTCGCAAAGCTCTGCCCACGTGCCGCCGGTGCCGCGGCGCGCGCCGCTGATGATCGGCCCGGTCCTGGTCGATCCACCGGTGCTACAAGCGCCGATGGCGGGCTTTACAAACTACGCCTATCGCCAGATCGTGCGCGAGTTCGGCGGCGCCGGCCTGCAAGCGACCGAGATGATCAGCGCCAAAGGCTTCCTCGAGAACGAGGAGCACTCCGGAGAGTTCCCGGACCGCCTCTGGGGCGTAAAGGACGAACCGCGGCCCTTGGCCGTGCAGATCTGGGACAACGATCCGCCGACGTTGGCGGCGGTCGGCGCGCGGCTGGCGCATGAATTCCGTGTGAGCGTTGTCGACATCAATTTCGGTTGTCCCGTGAAGCAGGTGACCGAGAAGGCCCACAGCGGCTCGTACCTGCTGCGCGATCCGGAGCGCGTGGGGCGCATCGTCGAGCGCGTCGTCGAGGCCTGTCGGCCGACCCCCGTGACCGCCAAGATTCGCCTGGGCTGCACGCGAAACTCGGTCAATGCCGCCGATGTTGCCCGCGTCGTCGAACAAGCCGGCGCGGCCGCGCTGACGGTGCACGGCCGCACGGCGCAGGAGTTTTTCCAAGGTCAGGCCGACTGGGACCGGATCGCCGACATCAAAGAGCATCTGCGGCGGATTCCCCTGATCGGCAATGGCGATCTGACGAGCGCCGAGCGCGCCGTAGAGCGGCTCAATCGGTATCCGGTCGATGGAGTGATGATTGCGAGGGCCGCGCTGGGCAAACCGTGGTTGTTCCGGCAGGTCGCAGCGGCGCTGGCCGGGTTGCCAATTCCGCCCGATCTTACGCCCAGCGAGGAACAGCAATTGTTGCTGCATCACTACGACCTGGTGGTCGCGCGGTTTGGCGTCGACCAGGGCACGGTGCTGATGCGCAAGTTTGCCTGCTGCTACGCGCAAGGGCGGCCCGGTGCGCGCGAGTTTCGCACCTATGCCTGCCGCGTGACCTCGCCGGCCGACTTTCACGAAGTCGTCAACCGCCATTTTCCGCTGCGT